The nucleotide window TCAGCAGCCGCCGCGTCGACGGCGATCAGCGCCGCGGCAGTGCGCTCCCGCAACCGTGCCGGGGTCTCCCCCGCATGCGCCCACTCCAGCGCCTGCGCCTCGACCTCGGCCACGACCGCGGGCTCCACCGGACCACCCGCTGACTGCGACTGCCCGGCCAGCGCACGCACGATCGCGTTCGCCCGCGGCTCGTCCACCAGCCCGTCGGCCAGCGCCTCCCAGGTGGCGGGCAGCTCGCGCACCAGTGCCAGCGACCGCTCCGCCAACCCCGTCGCTGCCGCCAGCGAGATGCCACGCATCAGCGCCAGCTCGTCGACCAGGAACTCCGAGACACCCACCGGCACCCGAGTCGGCGCCCAGCCCTCCACCCCGTGGCCGGGCTGGTCCTCGGTCAGATCGGTCTGCGCCGGACGGCGGGCAGCCATCTGCGCGATCAGGAACGCGTCGTAGGCGGCCAACTGCCCCCGCCCGTCGGCGACCGCACCCATCTCCCGCACCAGCTCGGACTCGCAGAACGACTCCGGCGCCAGCAGCTCCGAGAGCCGCGACCGCCGCCGCGTGACGCCAGGTGGAGGCGGCGGCCAGGCGCCCCGGAGCTCGGCACGGTCGACGACCGTGATCCCCACCCCGTAGCCGCTGAACACGACCCGAAGCTATGCGAGGGGTACGACAGTTCCGCCGTCCCGGACGAGGCCGCGACAGCCCCCGACGACGACGGCGCAGCGGCCGTGCCGGTGAGCCGTCCGGGCGACGGGTGCGCCCCTCCGGCAAGCTCGTCCCGTGACCGCTCACGGCTACGGGCCGCACGCCGAGACGCCCCTGGGGTTCGCGCTGCACCACGTCCAGCTGGCCGTCCCGGCCGGCAGCGAGGACGCCTGCCGGACTTTCTACGTCGGCGTCCTCGGCCTCACCGAGGTGCCCAAGCCGCCGGCCCTGGCCGCCCGCGGTGGACTCTGGGTGCGGGGCGACGTCCTGGAGCTGCACCTCGGCGTCGAGGCCGACTTCCGCCCCGCCCGCAAGGCCCACCCGGGCATCCTGGTGCGCGACATCGACGCCCTGGTCGCCCGGCTCGCCGCCGCCGGCATCGAGGTCCGCTGGGACGGCGACTTCCCCGGGCACCGCCGGTGCTACGTCGACGACCCCGTGGGCAACCGCCTCGAGTTCCTGCAGCCGG belongs to Modestobacter sp. L9-4 and includes:
- a CDS encoding VOC family protein, encoding MTAHGYGPHAETPLGFALHHVQLAVPAGSEDACRTFYVGVLGLTEVPKPPALAARGGLWVRGDVLELHLGVEADFRPARKAHPGILVRDIDALVARLAAAGIEVRWDGDFPGHRRCYVDDPVGNRLEFLQPDGTVPAW